One genomic window of Equus caballus isolate H_3958 breed thoroughbred chromosome 6, TB-T2T, whole genome shotgun sequence includes the following:
- the LOC138924620 gene encoding spermatogenesis-associated protein 31D4-like has protein sequence MEFSQWNVLSFLNSHIELFLSICSTFLDSDHNLTIVCGLWLLLLFLCFLVGIPSLPTFWKTKIYQKRQGRAKRRRRGGTPSGWRNYQRETEEKRRLISILKRPLGRPLDITRFRQLLCPDPSFEVCNSTTAEINRLLEDLEDDTASMSSMASTASGTESSFTLSSAFSEVPPGDLTPSPPPDPSPPPPSVLSPNPMTPLADFLSPSLPGHSMPPESFPPLESKFPADHSPPQPLALPPLPPHDTQATGPILQPEATLSLNTIFSLDCTLSQDINPLPNLSQIINPTDSLACHHAPPSLSVSPPTDHPLTVTQCKSVSILLKSVPENSSPDSPGGLSTYVPTVRGTDHSSLSISELSWWQACAKDLFLAPSTLAPCDFNREFLALHSSESSLERHPTANLIEPGNLSFLSPHVLALLERQVRKRSDFLMWKEKEKEKGSFPKKLRPGHQLNPSGKTLESNADECDSAFSLPFWSSAGKPKELHVHEQPPYPKILEDHLQEKCMQLFWGLPSLHSESLPSAIRDSSDCTTIFLFNTIPNASTGQESPVPLHRPPPSLPEIQPQHLPQTLPQSQPLPLTQVKSQAHLKSPLPILPSGPLPQIRICGVCHHRPQDESESLTSSEIQQLEWKVLQKQQESLWGSPSVVQRSQEEFCSSAPNFPYHQASQAHASISILPVEFPLSDELRKKLEHHLRKRLIQHRWGLPRRICECLSLMMPPRDSSEIVKSESNCGLSWISVNKDLNVGLSQSKSFHERGSELLQVEKEMGKDRGHSPENGPKAHLLSDPESSSDKDPAYDSEKDLNSHVASLSGKNSRALEESLDQKQLENVLKAHLSKKFEEISEARLPGTVRSSWHASKQTLLLSDKSRTQITQRSLPPSVGGDSSLNTFQELCFIDSSAQQMMESHIKSFRMRMEWGLPCRVLESIQAFKLEDAASQSLTYFYCPPSNNPTLEVDSKSEGFEPHRGSSKSVLQEKAETTNSALVLDRLCPATSPMGRQGQGVPRQSPSGINQEIAKVVQRSKGARQTHLPVTCGITGKASQKFTQLGNRCPPELPARQAGAKHETKDERVSPSDRREGRQDKKMKSEPFSVHSTARDIFRAKELNALQSKTGNVLTTSKPGSSQRIRENHSKIEITGTIESPAPKRQVPQDPKSSDLKEHLFGELKSKLEKRNQSQVQGQHTDRSPSSESLTYKASPTHAHGVSSGDMGASQVLHVHLEDTGISRKQRQEPWVPKKDRKRYEDKKFPPATMRVSPLGTNKEELGGGDAGLGTCQPTRKSFPTQITASEETLGSKSSQTSSQKAQPPPESLFRKKMNHIFQWLRPGTKGKNQEHPQEKGSPISSAQSRGLVKGRAAVTGTTTAQKTRTVPGKFPVEKLGQRCAAEVTRPQEPLPSLRKFVKTEQKAEEQAQAEPVQGHPSNYRAPSCKVPSTKSCHQEVVFAGQNYPTCSRRIRDQNRHPQKAVAFKDQLLDQKRPLSVPRREHVPHASSTCRRQAGPGASSCSHHC, from the coding sequence gtgtaatagcacaactgctgagatcaatcggctcctggaggacctggaagatgataccgcctctatgtcctctatggcttccacagcttctgggactgagtcatcattcactctgtcctctgccttctcagaagtccctccaggagacctaacaccatcccctccacctgacccttccccaccgcccccctccgtcctctcacctaacccaatgacacccttagctgactttctttcaccctcactaccgggtcactctatgccaccagagtcttttcctcccttggagtccaaattcccagcagaccattccccaccccaaccccttgcccttccccctctgccaccacatgacacccaggcaacgggtcctattctccaaccagaggccactctgtctctgaataccatcttctctcttgactgcaccctttcccaagatattaaccccttaccaaatttgtcccagataatcaatcccactgattcactggcttgtcatcacgcaccaccaagcctgtctgtctcaccaccgacagaccaccctttaactgtgactcaatgtaaatcggtttccatcttattgaagtctgttccagagaactcatctccagatagccctggtgggttgtccacttatgtcccaacagtcagaggcactgaccattcaagcctgtcaatttcagaattatcctggtggcaagcttgtgccaaagacttgttcttagcaccttccaccttggcaccatgtgattttaatcgagagtttcttgccctccattcttcagagtcctctctggagagacaccctacagctaaccttatagagcctggtaacctctcatttctcagccctcatgtcctggcactcctggagagacaagtccgaaagaggagtgatttcctgatgtggaaagaaaaggagaaggagaagggttcttttccaaaaaaacttaggccaggccaccaactaaatccttcggggaaaacgttagagtcaaatgctgatgagtgtgactcagcattctcccttcctttctggagcagtgcaggcaaaccaaaggagctgcacgtgcatgagcagcccccatatcctaaaatcttggaggaccatttacaggaaaaatgtatgcagctcttctggggtcttccatctctgcacagcgagtccttgccctctgctatccgtgactcaagtgactgcaccacaatcttccttttcaataccatccCAAATGCCTCCAcgggccaagaatccccagtacctctccatcgcccacctccatccttgcctgagatccagccccaacacttgcctcaaaccctgccccaatctcAGCCactacctctcactcaggtcaagtcccaggcccaccttaaatctccactcccaatcctaccatctggtcctctaccccagataaggatctgtggggtgtgtcaccatagaccccaggatgaatcagagtctctcacctcatctgaaattcaacaactggaatggaaagtgttgcagaagcaacaggaaagtttgtggggttccccctctgtagtccaaagatctcaggaagaattttgttcttcagctcccaactttccttaccatcaggcctcccaggcccatgcctccatctccatccttcccgtagagtttcctctcagtgatgagctgaggaagaaactggaacatcaccttcgaaagaggctcatccaacaccggtggggcctgccccgcaggatctgtgagtgtctgtcactgatgatgcctccaagagattcCTCAGAGATAGTTAAGTCAGAGAGCAATTGTGGACTCTCAtggatctcggtgaacaaagatctaaatgttggattgagccaatccaaaagcttccatgagaggggttcagaactgcttcaggtagagaaggagatggggaaggatcggGGGCAcagcccagagaacggcccaaaagctcatctgttgagtgacccagagagctcttcagataaggatccggcatatgactctgagaaagacctaaatagtcacgtggcaagtctgtcagggaaaaattcaagggccttggaggaaagtctagatcagaaacaacttgaaaatgtcctgaaagcacatttgagcaagaagtttgaggaaatcagtgaggctcggctccctgggacggtgcgcagttcatggcatgccagcaagcagacattgctgctttctgacaaatcccgcacccaaataacacagaggagtttgccaccttcagtgggtggggactcctccctgaataccttccaggagctttgcttcattgattccagtgcacaacagatgatggaaagccatattaaaagctttcgtatgagaatggagtggggccttccctgcagggtccttgaatccatacaggcgtttaaattggaagatgctgcatcccagtccttgacctatttctactgtcccccctcaaataacccaactttggaagtggactccaaatccgagggcttcgagccccatagaggaagctctaaatctgttcttcaagaaaaagcggaaacaacaaattcagccctggtcctggatcgtctttgccctgctacttcacctatgggcaggcaaggacaaggggtgccgagacaatcaccctctggtatcaaccaagagattgcaaaggttgttcagaggagtaagggtgccaggcagactcatctgcctgtcacatgtggcatcacaggcaaagcgagtcagaaatttactcagctaggcaacagatgccccccagagctgcctgcaaggcaagctggtgccaaacatgagacaaaggatgagagagtgagtcccagtgatagaagagaagggcgacaggacaaaaagatgaagtcggaacccttttccgtgcacagcacggccagggacatattcagggccaaggagctcaacgctctgcagtcaaaaactggtaatgtgttgacaaccagcaagccaggaagctcccaaaggatacgtgagaatcacagtaaaatagaaattactgggaccattgaaagccctgcaccaaaaagacaagttccccaagacccaaagtcatcggatcttaaggaacatctgtttggggaattaaagtcgaaactagagaagaggaatcagagccaggtccaaggccaacacactgacaggtccccttcctcagagagcttgacttacaaggcctcaccgactcatgcccacggtgtctccagtggggacatgggagcttcccaggtgctgcatgtccatctggaggacactGGGATCAGCAGgaagcagcggcaggagccttgggtccctaagaaagaccgaaagaggtacgaggataagaaattcccaccagctacaatgagagtgagccctctgggcaccaacaaagaagagcttggtggaggggatgcagggttggggacatgccaacctacaagaaagagtttccctactcagatcacagcatcagaggagacgcttgggagcaagtcttcccagacctcatcacagaaggcacagcctcctcctgaaagtctgttcagaaaaaagatgaaccacatttttcaatggcttcgtcctgggacaaaaggcaaaaaccaagaacatccccaggaaaagggcagccccatatcatctgcacagagcagaggcctggttaaagggagagctgccgttactgggaccaccacagctcagaagaccaggacagtccctgggaagttcccagtggagaaactggggcagcggtgtgcagcagaggtcacccgccctcaagagccccttccttccctgaggaagtttgtgaaaactgagcagaaggcagaagagcaggcccaggcagagcccgtccaggggcatccttccaactacagggctccctcctgtaaagtgccaagcaccaagtcctgccaccaagaagttgtctttgctggccagaattatcctacatgttctagacggatcagagaccagaacagacaccctcagaaagccgtggcgtttaaagatcagctattggatcagaagcgtcccttatctgtgccccgcagggagcatgtgccccatgcaagctccacctgcaggcgtcaagccggcccaggggcctccagctgttctcaccactgctaa